From Bradyrhizobium sp. AZCC 1610:
CATCAGGTTGATTTGGTTCAACAAATTGAGCTGAACGCGCAGCGCAAATCAGCAAGCTCCCCCAGCGATAAAGGCAGTTAAATGCACTGTCACCGTAATTGCTGCGGTTATAGATCGGCCTAATGCTTCGGCAGTTCGTGCTGCGTGGTTGTCTCACTGCCGTCTACCGGACCAGCGCCGACAGCATTCTTGGCATCGCAAAGCGCTTCCGGGACCTCATGCCTGTCAGGCGAGATCAGAAGCTGTTTCCGCATCTCGGCGAGGCGGGCACGGCAGTATTCGCGGTACAGGAGATCGAATATGGCGGGCATGATCTAACCTCGTTTGTTTGATCTGCACCAATTCCAATTCCAAGCTATCATTTTTCCTGGGGCGCAAGATGTGAACTAGATCACAGCCTGTCCCTCTTGAGCTTTCTCCGCCCCAGTGATGAACCTTGGCAGAAACTCGCGAACCTGGCTGCGGTTCAATGCCCGCATGACGTCAACCTCAGGCGACGAGACAATTAGCAATATACCCTAATCGGGATAGGGGGATTAAGCGGCAAGAGTTGTTCTGTTGCCGCCGTAGTTTGGATGTCGGCAATCGTCGCGCCACCTTCCGCACGCTTGATCGCCTTCAATTTGTGCGCGTCGGATACTGACGGCTCTTTGCTCTTGCTGCCACAGGTCATCCTCAAAATGAGCCTGTCACAGAAATTATCGTGTCTCATTCCAGGGGTGCAGTCCAGTCCAGCACTGTCACCGTAATTCCGATCCGATCAGGCTGCGAGTGCAACGGTCTTGCGTCGGCGATACGTCATGTAGCCGACACCAGCGAAGCCCAGGATCATCATTGCCCAGGTGGAGGGTTCAGGAACGCCGCCGACCGCTATGTTTCCAACTCCACCAGTAAATAAAAGGTCCAGCGGACCCTGATTGCCAAAGGCTGGATCGAAACTAATGATCGGGTCAATGAATGCGAACTGGGTGTCGGTGCCGCCACCAATGCCGAGGGTGTTTGCATCGACGAACAAGTTCATTTGGATATTGTAAATTGTGCCATTCGTAAGCGTAAATGGCGTGCTGAACGAAGTGGACGATTGCTGCGTGCCGCAGCCGCCATGGGTTGAGCCGCATGCTTCACCCAGCAAGACGGTCCCGTACGAACCTCCTTGAAAATAAGCACTTACTTGATTGGGGGTCGAGATGGCGTTCGAAACACCGCCGCTCCCAGTTATCAGAACATGGATTTCGGGGTTAGGACCGTTGTATTGGAAGTAATAACCTCCGAAGGCATACGCGGCCATCAACCCTTGCCCATTTACCGACACGTCGGCCCTGAATGAAGGTTGGGTGCTGACCGTTGTTACGACGGTTCCTTTACCCACCCCGTTGTCCAACGTCAGCACATCGTCGAACAGGTCTTGGCCATTTTGAAAGTGCCGCGGATTATTCAGGCCATCGGCAAGTTGCGGAAGCATCCAGCCGTTTGGCAAGACGCTTGCTGGCGATAACGTGGCGCCGATCAATACAAAGGTCACGGCGGTAGCTAATGTCGCGCTAATGCGCTTACGCATATGAGGTCCCCCGAATACAAATGAGGATTGAAATGGCTGAGGAGTGAAATGGCCGCAAATTATGAATGAGAGCCTAAGGTTCCCCTTGGGACCTTACAAGCGGTATTTGTCAGCTAACGTGAATAAAGGCGGTCTCACCTGTTTGGGTGAGAGTTAGGGGGCGTTACCTCGAACTATAAACCCAACAGATGAGACCGTGAGTTGATTGCTGCTTCCACGGTGTGCGATCCGCTTGGTGTAGGTCGCGGAGGATGGGCGCGGCACGCCGGCAAAGATCGAGATCACCGAGGCGGCGCGCGGGACGATGCAGTAGGCAGAAAACCGTCACGGTCCCGTGGGCTTCTTGCCACGACCAGTTACCAGCCATTCCGGGTCAACCCGGCAGATAATGTAGAACCGGCCAATCAGATGATGGGGCATCAAGCTCCGGGTCTCATATTGTTTGTATTTGTCCTGTGGAATACCTATGGCTTCGGCGATTTGCCATTGCTTCATGCCGCTGGCGGTTTTGGATTTTGTGACGCGCAGGATGAACCCTTGCTTATATTCGAGTTCTGTTTCTGACTCTGCCATGCGGACAGAATGTCCTAAAGACATTACGCTGTCTAACGGCATTCTGTGCGGCCAGCGCGAAGGCGACGCCAATGCCGCGACGGAAACCGGCCAAGTTTTTCGGATCGTTCGGTAGGGAGGTTCAATTGAACAGATTAATTACGGTGACAGTGCACTTAATCGCCGCAGGCGAAGTGCAATTGAGTGCACTGTCACCGTAATTCCCCAAATCAGCAAGCTCCCCCAGCGATAAAGGCAGTTAAATGCACTGTCACCGTAATTGCTGCGGTTATAGATCGGCCTAATGCTTCGGCAGTTCGTGCTGCGTGGTTGTCTCACTGCCGTCTACCGGACCAGCGCCGACAGCATTCTTGGCATCGCAAAGCGCTTCTGGGACCTCATGCCTGTCAGGCGAGATCAGAAGCTGTTTCCGCATCTCGGCGAGGCGGGCACGGCAGTATTCGCGGTACAGGAGATCGAATATGGCGGGCATGATCTAACCTCGTTTGTTTGATCTGCACCAATTCCAATTCCAAGCTATCATTTTTCTTGGGGCCGAAGATGTGAACTAGATCACAGCCTGTCCCTCTTGAGCTTTCTCCGCCCCAGTGATGAACCTTGGCAGAAACTCGCGAACCTGGCTGCGGTTCAATGCCCGCATGACGTCAACCTCAGGCGACGAGATCGCTGATGTGTCCCCCGTGGGGTCACTGCGAGCTTTGACGGAGCAATAAAGCCCCATAAAGTTCGATCAGATCGATTTGACCGTCATCGGTCGGATGGCCCGTCGTCCCTTCGCGGTAAGCTTTGCTTGCTCAGAGGCAATTGGAGGATATTTCGAATGGCTGACGCTCGATGCAGCTGCGGTGCAGTCACGCTCTCGCTTCCAAAAGAACCATCCAAGCTGGTCGTTGCTTGTCACTGCATCGACTGCCAACGCCGAACCGGCGCGCCGTTCGGTGTAGGCGCTTATTACCCCGCTGATGTTGTCACCATCTCAGGAACCTCAAAGGAGTTCACGCACGCCGCCGCAAGCGGCGGGAAAATCCATAACTATTTTTGTCCACAGTGCGGCTCAACAGTCTACTGGAAACTCAGCAATCTGCCCGCGCTGATCGCCGTTGCAGTCGGCGCGATGGCAGAACCAAAATACCCAGCCCCCGTCATATCGGTTTTCGAACAGTCGAAACATGATTGGGTTCAAATTAATGGTGCCGTGGAGCACTTCCGGCAAAGCAGCCCCCAAAAAAATTCAAACTGAGACACCACTGACCTACGACGCGCGCGGGCGCAACGTCGGGAGGGGTCACGACGAGCCGCCAGCCGTCGACCTGCCACTTTTTCCCGTAGAAATACGGAGAAGAACAGAATCGGCTTGTGAATTCGGAACGAGAGAATTTTAATCTTGGTCCCGGGAATTTCATCACGCGCGTAGTTTCATTCACCCGGTAGGACCCCGCTCGGCGGTACCAGCGGGGTTCTATTTATTTCGGCGTCTGATGCCTGGTCGCAGCGCTTCTTTGATCCAATCATCTTGCCGGATGGACGCAAGCTCAAGACGCTGCGCGATGCCGCCGCCTACATCACCGAGTTGCCGAAGGCGGAGCACGATGCCGAGGAATGGCAAACCGCGATGGAGGTGCTGCTGCTGGTCGCCGAGCGTGACGGGCCGGAGATGATGGCGTGGATCGGAATGATGCGGGCGCTGAACCGTCGCACCGGATTACGGTGACAGTGCTGCGTAATTCTAAATTGGACATTCGCGTCAGTGATGTGTCGCGGCTTCAGGTCGCCCGGTTCAGTGCGATTTGCTATGCTCTGCATTTCGGCAAGGGAGGCTCGGTATGCCTGTAACCGTCGGTGCACACCATCTCACGGTGTTCACACGCAACATGGACCGTTTCATTCGCTTCTACGAAGAAGTCTTCGATGCAGAGACCAAGTTCGATCTCTCCGAGCCCGGTCCCGGTGGCGGCACTATTCGTCACTCGCTTATCGACCTTGGAGAAGGCTTCGCCCTCCATCCGTTCCAAATGCCGGAACAAACGGGGTATGAAGACGGCTCGATGCAGATGGGGAAGAGAGGTCACATAGATCATCTCGCGCTGAAGGTAGACGATGAAGTGCGCTTACAAGAAATCAGACGACGTCTGGTGAAGGCTGGCGCGTCGGATGGGACCATTACGGATTTCGGCGCCATCCGTCTCGTTACCTTCAGGGATCCGGATGGAATGGAGGGCGAGGTCGCACGGTGGACCGATTGCAAACGCGTGCTCGGCTTTAATGAACGCAAGCAGGAGATTTGGCCAGATTAACAACCGGTCACAGCATCCAGATTGCGCCGCTGATCGAGCATTTCGGCACCTGCCCGGTTTGCGGCGCGCTGGTTCGACATGCGTGACTTCGGCCAGGTTATAGCGCACGCCATGACGCCGAGATCGAGACCATCGAGGATGATGGCCGCCGCGCTGCGGTGAACTAACCGACTGCCGTTACGGTGACACTTAACCTTCGCCCTCCGCATTCGGCTTGAGCTTGAGGGGGAACACGACGCATCAATTAGATGGTCGCGACCTTATTCCGATTGAGACAGACTTAGCAGCTTAACAAGCCCTGCGCTTAACCCTCTTTCGGCGCCTTGGCCCGCATTTTCATTTCGGAATTACGGTGCACCCACGCCGGCAACCCTCGGTCGGATCCGGCAACCCTCGGTCGGATTAAGTGCACTGGCACCGTAATCCCCCGGCCAACCCGCCCTGAAGGCCCTGTGCCGGGGTCAAACAAAAGAACGATCCCAGCGCTAAGGGGGGCAGCGGGCTGGGACCGTTCAGGTCGGGGCTGCCCCGGCGGCGGGGCACCCGACTATCCAAAGAGTTCTGTCGTCTCAAAAAGTTCCCGATCCAGGAAAGCTGAACAACCGTTAATGGAACCGGAACGAAAGTCCTCATCGCGGAATTGTTGATGCGAGACCGTCGCCCGCCGTCAATGAACGGCGCATGTCGCGGATAGCCAAAGGTCTTCGGACCCGCTGTTCAAGAGCGCTCGCGCAAGATAGCCAAAGGCGACGGTCTCCGTCTGATCTGCAAGCAGGAAGAAGGCCCTCGATATTACTGTCGGGGCGTCGTTGAGTCGTGCGCGCTGGAGACCTTTATGCGAAAGACTGTTGAGCGAAACACTGTTGAGATTGACTCCCGACACAGTCGCGCGATCGTTCAAAAGATTGGCGAAAGACTACGAGCGTCGATACAGGAAGATCGAGAAATACCCGCGAACTTCAAAATGCAAATCGATCGACTTCGGGAGTTAGAAGACGAGACGAAGCCCAGAGGTTAAGTCACGTCCGGTTCGGGTCGGCTCCTCTCTCACGACGCCTCTCTGAACACGACTGCGCACTGTGCGGCGCGGATATCGCGGGCGGCTTCCAGCTCCGGGTTCAGAAAGCAAAATGGCCGCAGATTGCTCCGCGGCCCACCGGATAAAAAAATCGTCTGTAATAAAATCCTCTAGCTCCGGTGCGACTTACGTTGTAGCGCAAATCCCCTCGCGATTTGATCCGGGAGACTACGGATGCCTCTACGTCGATCCAGCAGGAGCGGCTAGGACGCGTTATTTCGCGTCCCCTGTGAATTTCCTGCATGATCGTTAGGCGACGCTCAGCGCCATCTTGTTCTGCGAAGCCGACGCCGGCGAAGCCGAAGGATCATCATGGCTTAGGAATCATCATGGCCTAGGAATTACGCAGGAATTACGGGGAATTACGGTGACAGTGCACTTAATCTGCCGCTAGCGAAGTGCAATTGAGTGCACTGTCACCGTAATTCCTAATCGGGATCCGGAACCATGGTCCAGATTAAGATGGGCGCTCGACAGCCGTCCAAGGAATTCGCACAATAAGTTGCTCAACCCGTTTTTTGGGCTGGACGCTTCGCGACTGGGGTCGCCGCGCTTGTGTGCGGTCGGCCACCGCGATGCCAACCCCGCCGCCTGCTGTTCGGTGATCTGGAGCATGTCACCCGTGAAACGCTGTCTCGCCGCTTTCGCAATCGCCGCCAGCCTGTTCGCACCAGTTGCGCAGGCCAACGATGCCTTGGAAGCCAAGGTGCGGGCCTACGTTCCGGTCGTCTCCCTCGCCAAAGTATGTGACTTCAGGATCAATGACGCCACCTCGGATGACCACCGCGCCATGCATGAAGCGGTGAAAACCGATCCGAACGCCAACAAACTCGCCTACCGCCTCCATTATGAAACGCAGACGGCCTACATCAAGGCCCGCGACGGAGGTCAACGGGTCGCCTTCTGCAAGGACTTCATCGC
This genomic window contains:
- a CDS encoding GFA family protein — translated: MADARCSCGAVTLSLPKEPSKLVVACHCIDCQRRTGAPFGVGAYYPADVVTISGTSKEFTHAAASGGKIHNYFCPQCGSTVYWKLSNLPALIAVAVGAMAEPKYPAPVISVFEQSKHDWVQINGAVEHFRQSSPQKNSN
- a CDS encoding VOC family protein — protein: MPVTVGAHHLTVFTRNMDRFIRFYEEVFDAETKFDLSEPGPGGGTIRHSLIDLGEGFALHPFQMPEQTGYEDGSMQMGKRGHIDHLALKVDDEVRLQEIRRRLVKAGASDGTITDFGAIRLVTFRDPDGMEGEVARWTDCKRVLGFNERKQEIWPD